Genomic DNA from Prunus persica cultivar Lovell chromosome G1, Prunus_persica_NCBIv2, whole genome shotgun sequence:
TAAGTTTTCCACGGGTTGCTTTTAATGTCGAGAGTGGCAAGCTGCTGTATGTTCGTGGGATAAACCTTGCTAAGGTCCTCATTGAAAGCTTTCCTCTCCCAATGATGATGTTGGCTGCTGCTGTTGGGTGGAAAGCATCCCAGAatatgacatatatatattgaaaatttgttAAGCACAATAAGGTGAACAAGAAGATGCACCCTTggtattttcatttattttttttattcaccGAGTGCAAAGTGCAAATCCATAACTCATGTAATGCTATTAACAAAGTTAACCAAGTTTCTAGTGGATGAACCAGACTCACTCCAAGCAGCCAAGGCCATCTCTCCCATTTTCCTGCTCCTTTCTCTAAGCTCTCTCCCTTTTTCCGACTCCATCAACTCCCTAACGCTTCTCTCCAATTCCTCCCTAAACACAAACCCGTCTTCCTCTCTCTGCTCCACAGCAAACGCCATTTCCATGTCCTTCACCAAAACACTCCTATTCAAATGCTGCTCTGCATAGAGCGGCCATGCCACCATTGGCACGCCGGCGATCACCGCTTCAAGCACCGAGTTCCAGCCACAATGCGTCACGAACCCACCCACTGATTCCTTCTTCAACACCGCCACCTGCGGCGCCCATGATTTCACTACCAAGCCCCTATCTTTGGTCCTCTCCAAGAACCCTTCTGGCAACAAACCCTCCAAATCAAAGTCATGTACTCCTTGGACCTGCTTGGTTTTCTCATCAAGGGGAGGCTTCTTCACCACCCACAAAAACCTCTGTCCACTCTTTTCCAACCCATCTGCTATCTCCTTCAATTGAGCCCCTGAGAATGATCCTATGCTTCCAAAACAGAGGAACACCACACTTCTACTTGGCTGCTGATCAAGCCAGGACAAACAATCTTCTGCCTCTGCAGAATCCCcagattctttttcttcagcaATCAACGGCCCGATGTAGTAGACAGGAGGAGTGGGAGCATCAGGAACACAAAGACCTTCAGCAATGGCTTTGAGGACTGCAGGAGGCTCGAGCTCTTCAAACGTGTTGGCTATGATCCCATTAGATTTGGGAAGGTGGGTGCAGAAGTAGACCATGTCCCAATACGCAGGGTCGTCTCGGTCAAGCATTGGCTCAGGCATGTGGGGGGCATTCAGGGGAGACTTCAACCCGGGAAACTCCAAAACAGTCTCGGTCAGATCCTTGAAGCTCTTGGTAGTTTGTTCCCCGATTTTCGGAAAATACAGAAAAACCGCAAGAGCTGCAGCGCCAGAGGTGTAAAAGTAGTAGGTGGGAATGCCGAGTTCCTTCGCCATTGGCAGCGCAGAGGAGCAGAAGATGTCGATGATAAAAGCGCGAATGGCTGAAGATTTAGAGATCTCTTGGAGGGCAAGACGGACATGTGGATCATTCCGGCgaatgaaatcgaacaatatGGCCTCGAAGCTGATGGGaattaatgtaattttattttcaacgCGAGGAAATTGGTGGAAGGAGATGGAAGGATAGGCTCGGGAGATGCGCTGGATGTAGGCGGGGATGCTTGGAGTGTCAACCAAACTGCCACAAGTGTAGAGAATGGTAATGGAGAATTTTCTGGGGTAGCGATTGAGAATGAGCTTGCCTAGCTCAACCATGGAGATTATGTGTCCCATTCCTGGAGCTGCGTAGAGGACTATTGTGTCTTCTTCCATGGCTTTGGTTGGTTTGTGTTTCTGGTTTTCCCTTTTCATTGCTCAAAGCTTTTGAGGGAGAAGACGTTTTGAAATACTCTTCACTAAAAGTAGATGGAAATTCAAGTCTTAGGTGAAGCACGAGGCAAGGCACAGGTTGTACGCCATCATTTATCatgatcaaaagaaaaagggaaatggTTTTTTAATGGAATAACTAGGTTCTCACATGCATGAACAAGAGTCTTTGATGTGCATGTATTACATTTTCCACACTCAAACCAAGTTGTCAAATCGAAATGGATAGATTCCACATGGTAGAATAAAACCATGAAAATGACTAGAAATATCATAAGTTTTCTATGGGCCGAGAAATATCATAAGTTTTCTCTCAAGTTTTCTATGGGCTGCTTTTAATGTTAAGAGTGGCAAGCTTCTGTATGTTCA
This window encodes:
- the LOC18789761 gene encoding UDP-glycosyltransferase 88F5; the protein is MKRENQKHKPTKAMEEDTIVLYAAPGMGHIISMVELGKLILNRYPRKFSITILYTCGSLVDTPSIPAYIQRISRAYPSISFHQFPRVENKITLIPISFEAILFDFIRRNDPHVRLALQEISKSSAIRAFIIDIFCSSALPMAKELGIPTYYFYTSGAAALAVFLYFPKIGEQTTKSFKDLTETVLEFPGLKSPLNAPHMPEPMLDRDDPAYWDMVYFCTHLPKSNGIIANTFEELEPPAVLKAIAEGLCVPDAPTPPVYYIGPLIAEEKESGDSAEAEDCLSWLDQQPSRSVVFLCFGSIGSFSGAQLKEIADGLEKSGQRFLWVVKKPPLDEKTKQVQGVHDFDLEGLLPEGFLERTKDRGLVVKSWAPQVAVLKKESVGGFVTHCGWNSVLEAVIAGVPMVAWPLYAEQHLNRSVLVKDMEMAFAVEQREEDGFVFREELERSVRELMESEKGRELRERSRKMGEMALAAWSESGSSTRNLVNFVNSIT